Part of the Osmia bicornis bicornis chromosome 7, iOsmBic2.1, whole genome shotgun sequence genome, CCATTTCTTCCATCGTACCATTGTAACGTTACTATTGTTTGGGTCTGACCGGTATTGAGAGAAACCATCTGTAACTTTGTTAAAAATACACCTTGGTTATCGTAAAGATGAACCTCCCCATTTTTTAAGCCAAATAATAATAGCTTTCCATCCGGGGACCATTGTACAGCAGCCAGAGATACATTCTTCAATTCTTTCCCCCAAATTCTGTTACCATCGACAGAACCCACGATAACTGCTCCATCTTCGTAGACTATGCAAATTTTTAGACCGTTGGAACTCCATGCCATTCCTTTGACTATTGATTTATTACAATTGTTTATCATTTCGTCATACCAGGATCCTTTGTACAGCATCCAAACTATGATCACGCCGTTCTGATCACTGGAGGTCAATTTCTGATGTTGCTCGTTCCAGGTAACAACTTGTACATGACTATTATGACCTTCCAGGGTTTGATTCATGCTCAAATTACTGGCAGCAGTTAAATTCCGAGATTTTCCACCACTGTTAGATCCGCTTACGCTGGAATCTACTCTGAGTACTTTCAAGAGACCGTCTTCTCCTCCGACTGCTATATAACCTTCCTTTTGATTCCATGCTATGCAATTTAATCGAAAATTGTTTGGTATTGCTATCTTTTTGCTTAGGTATACAAACATCTTGGTGatattcaataataaaaatgtaatttgtgttgtataataaaatgatttctgAAAATATATATCGAAATATGCATTATTACCATTCCATcagttaataatttcaataattgtaTTCATTACTCACATTGTTGCATGGAAATGATCCCAACAATTTGACAATAATGATAAcaatgattaataaacaatgcCTATTATCTGAAACAAATCTTTTTAGTATGCATTATGAGACCCAATGACATAGAGCattttgtatataaatttaagatatttactttatttaatcaaatccATTTTTAATGACTGATAGAGTttcatatataaaaaattaactcGAATAGGTTATCGTAAACAATCAAATTTGATTACATGTATACATTGAACTGGGATATGTCAAGTTTAGTCCCATTCACATTAATGTTTGCTAAAGGAAGggaaatacaaatacaaaaagactggacatgcctttgttcttTCAAAAAACACAATTTTGACTCCCTTTGATTCTATCTTTTAGATATCATTCAAAACCAGCACAAAATTGAAgaatgattaaaataattgtttgataaACAATTATCTAAATTGCTGATTTCATTGCTGAAAGTAAAGTAGCGCAAGTTTCAAATTGAATTGCATTTTCAAatatagttttattattacaatgtAAAAATAGATTCTTTTAGAGTTAACAGTTGTTTCTATAATGTACTTGCTTAATAATTGTTGAACTTGACTTTGTATAGATTACTGTATAAATTACAACTTATAACTTTATACACATGTGACAATATGTACAATTACTGTACAGTTAAATCTCAACCTCCAATCCCACTAATAGGTTTAAACATAACAAGATTATGCGGCAATCTTTTCACAACACCATTTCCTCGCCATAGACAAATCCAACAATCACAGACTTCGGGATACATATTCACGATTAATGTACAAATTTCAggattttcaataaatatttcaacatCAGGATATTCAGTAATACTTTTACAACCACTAACATCTATATATCTTAACGTTGGCGTatgatttaataataaatgcaAAGATTCTACTCCTACATTTTTGTTTCCTCTAAGTACCAGCTTAGAAAGATTTGATACTTGCGATAATATATTTCTTACGTCGGTATCCATTAAATCACAGGCAGCAAGTTCCAAACattctaaatttaaaaacGAATAACTCgcgctagtaaaaatatttttgactAAATTGAATTCACTTGAAGATGCagtatttgataaatttaaattaagtAACTGTCTCTGTAAAGAAGTACCCAGTCCGTTTTCATTGAAACCGTTCCAAGATATATCTAGGTTTACGAGGCTACAGTTGTTCAAAATAAACTGGAAATTATTCAACTGACAATATCGTAAATTTAAGGTCTGAAGCTGCATCAAAGGTCTAAGAAGTTTAGACAAAGTTTCCTGACTTGCTGGCCCAAGTGGATTATAACTCAGATCTAAATGCTTCAGCTGTACAGGTAGCTTGTCtaatttgtttaaacaatttgAATCTACATCGCATCCTTGCAGGCACAATTCTTGTAAAGTCGATAACTTCAAAATGCAATCATTTAAAACTTTTCCTAATTCATATAATTCTCCACCAGATAAATCTAatatttgaacatttttttGATATTCTAAAGTCTTCAATAGAgatataaattcatttttactgATATCTTCTTGTTTCAAGCGTAAAATAAATGTGTTCTCACATGATTTCAAGCATTTTGACACGGATTCACGAACATCTAAAAAGTTTAAACAtgacaattaataaaaaaaattaaatttaacaagtaattacaaaattcttACCTATACtgtaatttttacaaattattcCATATCGTTCGACGATAGAAGGCGtttctaattcaattatttcgcattgcaaatttttaattacatctccttcgtttaaaattgtaagtaagttattgttatttattgcAATACCGCTCACAGTTTTTAATTCAAACTTGCCTTTACATCCACTATcgttataaaattttgtttcaatATCAGTTAAAATATCTTGGATTAATGGCTTTGCCGTATTCGAAAACTCTACCTGAGTTTTGAATACTTTCCCTTCCACCgaaacatttaaaataattgattttatttttctcgaaGCAGCATCCGTTTCTCGAAATTCAAATTCTGTAGGAGATGGATTTACAGGGGAAGGAGTTCGAGAATcagaatttttagaaaatccAATTGACAGCAAAGACAATTGTTGCTTTTTTCTCCGAGGTTTTGATGCACTAGAAGAACATGTTACAACGGTGTCGCAACTTTCGTTGCTATCTTCTTCTATTAAATCAAATTCCTTCTCTTTTGCTACAAAACTTTCATTACTTGttttttgtcgttttaaatttttctcagAATCAATATCACCACTGCTCGATTTCCTTTTTATAATCGAAAGCTCATTAGAGCACCTTCTACTACTAATATTTTCACTAATATCGTCTTCCAGCCAATTGTCCAGAAGAACTTCTTCGCTGTTTAAAAGAGGATTTACATTAGAATTACTACGAGATAGAGGTGCCCCAATTGGATCATTCCTACGTTTTAAACTGGCTATAGTTCTCTTATAATCTTCACCTGCAGATATTTTCTCTACAGTATTATCCTTATCGACGATATAAGTTTTTGAATTGTGCGGTGATTTATACgatcgtttgaaatttttcctctGACTTGCTGGAATGATCGCAGACAACATATTATACATTTCATCGTACTCCTCTTGATCTTCGGAGGATAAATAATCGACACGATTTCTCCACTGTTCTAAACAATCTAGTACcgtatcattttcatttgttttaagTTCTACATTAGCACCGTACTGCATTAGAAGCCGCATCATTCTGATGTTACCACAAGATGCTGCATCATGGAGAGGTGTAACCCCTTGGCACATGAGACTTCCGGGGTCATTTACATCAGCGCCATGCTTCAATAATAACTCTGCAATCTCCACGTAACCATGATTCGCAGCCTCGTGCAGAGGTGTCCAACCAAAATGATCCCTAGCGTTCGTTGGATGACCAGCCTCCAACAATTTTTCTGCAGTTTCAATGTTTCCATTAATACAAGCGACGTGAAGTTGCGTTTCAcccttttcatttctctttaTCGCCATTGATTTCTTCCTTGTCCGTTTTCTACTCATCCTGCTGTTCCCCTTAGCTTGCAATTCCGCTTCTACGTCAGACAAATCTTCCAAGCGAATATCTGCGCCGATCTGCTCTTCTGATTCGCTTTCGCTATCTGTATCAgtagaatatttttctagCTCTTTCAATCTTTCTACGAGCGTTTCTATTCCTTCAGTTTTACCGGAAgattttaagaaatttaaacGTTCCTTCAGGACGGACGCTtctaaagaaatatttgaactATCCTTCGCATTGTTCAGGGCTAAATTATATGTCTCCTCGATTTTTTCATCGGCTGCCTTATTGGCTATCAATAAATCCGCTAAAAATAAAGCAGATCTACATATTTCACGAGGATCCGTGCACGATATCAATTCTCTTTGAGCAAATTCTAACGCTTCATCGTATCGTCCAACGTCTTTCAAAGTTTGCGCCAGACTCAACAAAGCTGCTCCTATTCGATCGCTTTTCATTTCTTCGGCGCACTCGAGCATCTTcttgtaataatcgatagcTTTTTCAAAACATTGCGCAGCAACCGATGCGTCTCCTAACGTTTCGTAAAGTTTCAACTTACCACTTGTACTTTTTTCCGCGTTTAAAGCTTCCTCGGTAGTGTGCAGTGCTGCAACTATAACGAAACAATAGCTTTTTTAATcctattataaataatagcaatttttaattctttataaaaatgtacagggtgttcgacaacgggtgggcaaaattttaaggggtgattctagggatcaaaataacgaaatagcgtttgcggctttgttttccagtaattaacgtttaaaaattcgtgtaaaaagcgcctgaaacctgcaatccgcccaGCCCAgttttcaggcgctttttacacaaatttttaaacgttaattactggaaaacaaagccgcaaacgctatttcgttattcttgattttcgtcttattatTACCCCTTcaaattttgcccacctgttgtcgaacaccctgtatatcatCACAAACGTACCTATTCTAAGGCATTTTTCAACTTGTTGCTTCAGATTTTCTGGCAAGTTGCTTGAAACGTAGAGAGAAACTAATATCTTCCGTGATTCATGCCATCTTTCCATTTTCAAAAGTAATTCCGCTTGAAATAACCGTGCTTCCGCTTTTAGAGACGTATTATCAACCTCGGTGGCATTTTCAAAATGTTTCAGCGCTAATTCGTAATTGCACTGCCGCTCATAAATTCCTCCTAAAGCAATTTGTGTTCTATGATAatcttcttttaaattgtGAGTCTGACATAACGCCGCAGCCTTTTCCATTAAATCAACAGCCTCTTGATGATCTTTCTGAGCTTCTAATACCAAACCCAAATTTAAAAGCAACCTAGCTCTCATAGTGATCAATTCCTTCAACTCAATATTTGTATCTTCCaatctaaatataaatatatatttttaatatacacCTTAAATATTGTTCAGAAAATTAATACGTTTGTACAGAAGACATACTCATTGCAAAGACGTATGCTCTTCACGTATGCTTTTTTTGAACTTTTTAGAGCATCAGATTTATTCTCAACCTCAGGCAAACTTTCAGCCCAACAAAAATATGTTCTACCTAATGTTGCATAAGCACGTTGCTCTTCTAATAAATTCTTTATCTCCTTGGCTCCTTCTGCCTAACACAagaatattgttattacaatTGTGTTGTTATATTATGGATATTGATCATTTAAGAAAACAAACCCAAGTATAAGTTCTGATGCTTTAATGCTTCCTCGTAGGTGCCTAAATTAGCGTATATCTCTCCAATCATTCTATGAGCTACAGCAATGTTCAATTTATCCTCTAAAATATTACAGACTTCCAATTGTTCCTTGTATTCTTGTAGAGCATCCTCAAACCTTCCAGTCTCAAAATATACATCCCCAAGTTCTTTGGTAACTTCGGCCAATTGCTGAAGGTTGCCATCGCGTTTGACCCGTTTCTTCTTCCTGGTTAATCctgttatataaaaatttaatcatGCGTAAGGTATAATTACCCATGAAACATTAAGGTGattcttataaaatatttgttaacagACAAATATTCCCAAATTACAGTTAATATCAAAGtagaatagaatttttaaatgaacaaaagaagatatattaaatacaaaaattcaaTGTACACTCACTATCGACATCCATTGTTTATAAATCGTGAATTATTATAGAAACAAGTGATTCACATTCGATTCACTGGATTTGATTGAAATCACCTTCGAGCTTGGGAACGTGTCTCACAGACACAGAGGCAGGCACATGCTGAAAGCATAGGCAGGCACGAAAAGTATCAAACGCTACAGCAGACGCCTCGTAACGGTAAAGAAGAGAGTACGAAGAGCCATTGATGGAGGAGCCAAAAGAAAATCGTGAAGTTACTAGACATCGAAATTACCATCAATCGCTGATAAAAATCAAGGTATTGTTACATCGAAAAAACTTGAACGGGAAATATTATCTCTGCTAATGTACTTTCGCAATGCGGACACGGTTTGATATTCATACGATTagaataatgcgaaatgagAGCGTGAGAAAAGAATTTACATTCTGAACTGCTATGACATTGAATGCAATTGAAATCGTTTTAGCCTAATTACGTTATGGCAATAACGAAAGAATGTACGGAAAGTATAGTGTAATTGTTGCGGTAAAATTTTACGTACGCATACATAGCGCTCACTTTCATAATTCTTTACCTAATTTTAAGACGCGCATCAACTACAATGACTTCATAATCTACGGAGCACAAGTACGAGCTGGTACGAGGTAGTACGAGCATTTAGCAGCGGCTAACCTGTGGCGCTTGAAAGTTCACTCATTCTCGGCGACCCATCAGTCGGACCGTGTGTGCGGGTCAGAAAAGGGTGATGGGTGATGTGTCCCGTAAGATAGTGACACGAAGTTGACATATTGTAGAATTCTCGTGTCGAATACGTATTCGTATTTCTCTCTGGTATACTTTTATGATCTTCGTTAAAATCACTAATGGCTGGGGAGTTGCGTGAAGAGAGGTTTACGGGTAGGTTGTAGATGCTTACAGCATTAGAATCATTGTAAGTTTTGGATCGATACGCGCGGATTCTTCTTCCGTCGATGAATTCTCTTACCAATGGATGctgttcaatttttctttattataataacatgTAAACTCTTTGTATCGGATTAAATGATACGCTCTCTATGGAATAAAGACAATTCAGCGGAATTATTTCCAGCGCGCTTCTAATTGCCGAGATAAATTACTATTAATTAAGATGTTCCGTTATGAAAGGTGCGCGACAGTGTAGCTACTTTTGTTGAACTTGTACGTTTTATAAATTGAAAGAACACTGttgaaattttacttttctaTTGCTGAAACTATTttttagagaaaaataaatgtattaaaaattaaattgcggCAACAGATTATTCAGAgtactatttctttttttagacTTAAAGATCATCATATATCTGCTATTGTGTAACATAGCtgtgtttattttaaaatcatttccTTACACTTGTAGAATATTTTAGGCATTCATTCgaaagaatttattattaaactaaattatttttaaataaaaaaaaaatgaattttttgtaataattaatttatatagtTCTAGATCAACCAAGACCGCTCTTGTATTTGCATCAACCAGAAAACTCCACAATGTTCTATTGTGATATTGAAGTTCATCAACGatggaagaaagaaaactTACAAAATCCTGTGACACTCTGGCAAGGTTGAATGAAAATGAACATAAATTGTTTGAAAACCGAAATCATTGCGCAAAACCGTTGCCTATTATATTTAACGAAGAAAATGGTGAAGACTTAACAAAAGATCAAGATTGCGTTGATGATTCAACGAGAACTAATTGCTGTAACAATTCCTCAAAAGTGTTATTATGTTTAAAAGATTCAGAAGTAATTTCTTATGgttcaatatttattattaactgattattatgtatttaatatattaaattcatttaacGATGGATTTCAGAAGTCTCAGGAGAAAGAGGAACCATGTtcgttgaaaaaaattaatcagcAACCACCCTCACCGACTACTCTACAATGGGGTAGGGCCATAGCAGAGGTAAAGGAACATGCTGTAGCAAAATTGCAAGATGAACTTAAAAGAGCACACGAGGagttaaaattgaaagatgAAGAGGTCACAAGGCTCTCGAGAATCAAACAAGATGTCGAAGCTGAATTAGAGGAACTCACTGCCAGTCTCTTTCAAGTAAACCGCATATATTTCGAATGAATGCCCAACTGAAAACtgattaaaaaacaaaattttacattttaaatagGAGGCACATAATATGGTTAGAGAAGCGAATGTACGTCAAGCCACAGCGGAACGTTTATTAGAGGAAAGTCGTATGAAAGCCGAGGTTCTAGCTGCTGAAGTAGCAGCATTGAAAACGTTAGTCTTAACTTCGACGCCGGCTAAgccaaattttcatttacaccCGCAAATCGATACGAAAAGTCGTTCAAATAGCGAGGATGGTCAACAGGGTCTTTTTACAAGAAAACACAGAAGgtggaataatttttcattgttctAGAAATATCAGCTGTTacgtaaattaaattttaaatactttttcaTTC contains:
- the LOC114875405 gene encoding tonsoku-like protein isoform X2 → MDVDRLTRKKKRVKRDGNLQQLAEVTKELGDVYFETGRFEDALQEYKEQLEVCNILEDKLNIAVAHRMIGEIYANLGTYEEALKHQNLYLEGAKEIKNLLEEQRAYATLGRTYFCWAESLPEVENKSDALKSSKKAYVKSIRLCNELEDTNIELKELITMRARLLLNLGLVLEAQKDHQEAVDLMEKAAALCQTHNLKEDYHRTQIALGGIYERQCNYELALKHFENATEVDNTSLKAEARLFQAELLLKMERWHESRKILVSLYVSSNLPENLKQQVEKCLRIVAALHTTEEALNAEKSTSGKLKLYETLGDASVAAQCFEKAIDYYKKMLECAEEMKSDRIGAALLSLAQTLKDVGRYDEALEFAQRELISCTDPREICRSALFLADLLIANKAADEKIEETYNLALNNAKDSSNISLEASVLKERLNFLKSSGKTEGIETLVERLKELEKYSTDTDSESESEEQIGADIRLEDLSDVEAELQAKGNSRMSRKRTRKKSMAIKRNEKGETQLHVACINGNIETAEKLLEAGHPTNARDHFGWTPLHEAANHGYVEIAELLLKHGADVNDPGSLMCQGVTPLHDAASCGNIRMMRLLMQYGANVELKTNENDTVLDCLEQWRNRVDYLSSEDQEEYDEMYNMLSAIIPASQRKNFKRSYKSPHNSKTYIVDKDNTVEKISAGEDYKRTIASLKRRNDPIGAPLSRSNSNVNPLLNSEEVLLDNWLEDDISENISSRRCSNELSIIKRKSSSGDIDSEKNLKRQKTSNESFVAKEKEFDLIEEDSNESCDTVVTCSSSASKPRRKKQQLSLLSIGFSKNSDSRTPSPVNPSPTEFEFRETDAASRKIKSIILNVSVEGKVFKTQVEFSNTAKPLIQDILTDIETKFYNDSGCKGKFELKTVSGIAINNNNLLTILNEGDVIKNLQCEIIELETPSIVERYGIICKNYSIDVRESVSKCLKSCENTFILRLKQEDISKNEFISLLKTLEYQKNVQILDLSGGELYELGKVLNDCILKLSTLQELCLQGCDVDSNCLNKLDKLPVQLKHLDLSYNPLGPASQETLSKLLRPLMQLQTLNLRYCQLNNFQFILNNCSLVNLDISWNGFNENGLGTSLQRQLLNLNLSNTASSSEFNLVKNIFTSASYSFLNLECLELAACDLMDTDVRNILSQVSNLSKLVLRGNKNVGVESLHLLLNHTPTLRYIDVSGCKSITEYPDVEIFIENPEICTLIVNMYPEVCDCWICLWRGNGVVKRLPHNLVMFKPISGIGG
- the LOC114875409 gene encoding guanine nucleotide exchange factor for Rab-3A-like — encoded protein: MEERKLTKSCDTLARLNENEHKLFENRNHCAKPLPIIFNEENGEDLTKDQDCVDDSTRTNCCNNSSKVLLCLKDSEKSQEKEEPCSLKKINQQPPSPTTLQWGRAIAEVKEHAVAKLQDELKRAHEELKLKDEEVTRLSRIKQDVEAELEELTASLFQEAHNMVREANVRQATAERLLEESRMKAEVLAAEVAALKTLVLTSTPAKPNFHLHPQIDTKSRSNSEDGQQGLFTRKHRRSPSHFNLKYGRENSPPDSPLKEQRQSLPSDRESLERDWKKDSDKEKDKECKDFGLEVDPRIHTEFLKWKANPCVDKGDPFVGRVFKEDIDLCLDFPNKELGTKVRQAVLDGIIFIEAISDKTKFTFPKKCVLLEAPRQCYYRMRLGDQENQWYSISQICRNRIIAVCDFLNYLRYVERGLVKSSVHDVYWEITRLRKEMAFARLGLALSS
- the LOC114875405 gene encoding tonsoku-like protein isoform X1; the encoded protein is MRVLKLGLTRKKKRVKRDGNLQQLAEVTKELGDVYFETGRFEDALQEYKEQLEVCNILEDKLNIAVAHRMIGEIYANLGTYEEALKHQNLYLEGAKEIKNLLEEQRAYATLGRTYFCWAESLPEVENKSDALKSSKKAYVKSIRLCNELEDTNIELKELITMRARLLLNLGLVLEAQKDHQEAVDLMEKAAALCQTHNLKEDYHRTQIALGGIYERQCNYELALKHFENATEVDNTSLKAEARLFQAELLLKMERWHESRKILVSLYVSSNLPENLKQQVEKCLRIVAALHTTEEALNAEKSTSGKLKLYETLGDASVAAQCFEKAIDYYKKMLECAEEMKSDRIGAALLSLAQTLKDVGRYDEALEFAQRELISCTDPREICRSALFLADLLIANKAADEKIEETYNLALNNAKDSSNISLEASVLKERLNFLKSSGKTEGIETLVERLKELEKYSTDTDSESESEEQIGADIRLEDLSDVEAELQAKGNSRMSRKRTRKKSMAIKRNEKGETQLHVACINGNIETAEKLLEAGHPTNARDHFGWTPLHEAANHGYVEIAELLLKHGADVNDPGSLMCQGVTPLHDAASCGNIRMMRLLMQYGANVELKTNENDTVLDCLEQWRNRVDYLSSEDQEEYDEMYNMLSAIIPASQRKNFKRSYKSPHNSKTYIVDKDNTVEKISAGEDYKRTIASLKRRNDPIGAPLSRSNSNVNPLLNSEEVLLDNWLEDDISENISSRRCSNELSIIKRKSSSGDIDSEKNLKRQKTSNESFVAKEKEFDLIEEDSNESCDTVVTCSSSASKPRRKKQQLSLLSIGFSKNSDSRTPSPVNPSPTEFEFRETDAASRKIKSIILNVSVEGKVFKTQVEFSNTAKPLIQDILTDIETKFYNDSGCKGKFELKTVSGIAINNNNLLTILNEGDVIKNLQCEIIELETPSIVERYGIICKNYSIDVRESVSKCLKSCENTFILRLKQEDISKNEFISLLKTLEYQKNVQILDLSGGELYELGKVLNDCILKLSTLQELCLQGCDVDSNCLNKLDKLPVQLKHLDLSYNPLGPASQETLSKLLRPLMQLQTLNLRYCQLNNFQFILNNCSLVNLDISWNGFNENGLGTSLQRQLLNLNLSNTASSSEFNLVKNIFTSASYSFLNLECLELAACDLMDTDVRNILSQVSNLSKLVLRGNKNVGVESLHLLLNHTPTLRYIDVSGCKSITEYPDVEIFIENPEICTLIVNMYPEVCDCWICLWRGNGVVKRLPHNLVMFKPISGIGG